A single region of the Hippoglossus hippoglossus isolate fHipHip1 chromosome 17, fHipHip1.pri, whole genome shotgun sequence genome encodes:
- the pigr gene encoding polymeric immunoglobulin receptor: protein MPQLFTRTLSLLPWISAFLCGVTTAEEFEVLEGRSLTVPCHYDPQYASYVKYWCQGRMRDFCTSLARTDDPRSTNPAVDKVSIFDDPVQLVFTVTMNNLKEKDSGWYMCGVEVAGIWSRDVATYPYIKVIHGMSVVNNILTGEEGSSVSVECLYSKRYREIEKKWCRSGDWSSCLVTDSEGSYEDTSVAISDDRTTAFTVTLKNLQMRDIGWYWCSSGYQKIAVQVLVTPRPTTTTSVTLPPTAHQSVDLPPPGHITMDSWHSHGLILKSLLVCSSLMALLGLAILIRKKWKLYKDPVLRQVKEMKARRNEYSRDVGDLQDTAVIYINKDSQEVFMH from the exons ATGCCGCAACTCTTCACACGCACTCTCAGCCTATTACCATGGATCTCAG CCTTCCTCTGTGGGGTTACTACAGCAGAAGAGTTTGAGGTCCTGGAGGGTCGATCGCTCACAGTCCCGTGTCATTACGACCCTCAGTATGCCAGCTATGTGAAATACTGGTGTCAGGGGAGGATGAGGGATTTCTGCACCAGCTTAGCCCGAACAGATGACCCCCGTTCAACCAACCCGGCTGTGGATAAAGTGAGCATTTTCGACGACCCGGTCCAGCTGGTGTTCACGGTGACCATGaacaacctgaaggagaagGACTCCGGGTGGTACATGTGCGGCGTGGAAGTAGCTGGTATATGGAGCCGAGATGTTGCTACATACCCTTACATCAAGGTTATTCATG GTATGTCAGTAGTAAACAACATTCTGACAGGAGAAGAAGGGAGCAGTGTTTCAGTTGAATGCCTCTACAGCAAGAGATACAG AGAGATTGAGAAGAAGTGGTGTCGGAGTGGAGACTGGAGCTCCTGTCTGGTGACGGATTCTGAAGGGAGCTACGAAGACACTTCAGTGGCCATCAGTGATGACAGAACTACGGCTTTCACTGTAACCTTAAAGAATCTGCAGATGAGAGACATTGGCTGGTACTGGTGTTCTTCAGGATACCAGAAGATAGCTGTGCAGGTGCTGGTCACACCACGACCCACGACTA CGACATCTGTAACACTCCCACCTACAGCGCATCAGTCTGTTGACCTCCCGCCACCCGGACACATCACCATGGACTCCTGGCACAGTCACGG tctcATCCTGAAGTCTTTGCTGGTGTGCTCCTCTCTGATGGCGCTTCTGGGTTTGGCCATATTGATAAGAAAGAAGTGGAAACTTTACA AGGATCCTGTGCTGAGACAAGTTAAAGAGATGAAAGCGAGGCGTAAT GAGTATTCAAGGGATGTAGGTGACCTGCAAGATACTGCTGTCATTTACATTAACAAGGATTCCCAGGAGGTTTTTATGCACTGA
- the dad1 gene encoding dolichyl-diphosphooligosaccharide--protein glycosyltransferase subunit DAD1, whose translation MSNSVISVVARFLEEYGSSTHNKLKVVDAYLLYILLTGALQFLYCLLVGTFPFNSFLSGFISCVGCFILAVCLRIQINPQNKGDFLSISPERAFADFLFAHTVLHLVVMNFIG comes from the exons ATGTCTAACTCCGTGATCTCGGTGGTCGCCCGGTTCCTGGAGGAGTACGGCTCCTCGACGCACAACAAGCTGAAGGTGGTGGACGCCTATCTGCTGTACATCCTGTTGACGGGGGCTCTGCAGTTCCTCTACTGCCTGCTGGTCGGCACCTTCCCCTTCAACAGCTTTCTGTCCGGGTTCATCTCGTGTGTGGGCTGCTTCATCCTCGCAG tgtgtCTTCGTATCCAGATCAACCCACAGAACAAGGGAGACTTCCTGTCCATCTCTCCAGAGAGGGCCTTTGCTGACTTCCTGTTCGCTCACACTGTCCTCCACCTGGTTGTGATGAACTTCATTGGTTGA
- the abhd4 gene encoding (Lyso)-N-acylphosphatidylethanolamine lipase — protein MDPGSAPMQNDCETEENSVWNWWPSWRPTSVSLLKTTESKILACIKNDLWARFVTLPNQDQLWTLTLTNKMVHKPAAPKTPLVMVHGFGGGVGMWIRNLDALSRSRPVYAFDLLGFGRSSRPPFPSDAAKAEEQFVASIEQWRQSVGLESMILLGHSLGGYLATSYAIQYPSRVSHLILVDPWGFPEKPNTQTEANGGQVTEMRRPSPPRWVKAILAVVSLFNPLAVIRAAGPWGPGLVNKFRSDFKRKFEDLFDDDTMTQYIYHCNAQTPSGEVGLRAMSESLGWAKRPMLHRVDLLPPSMPLTMLFGESSWVDSSSGDIVVQIRNQANTKMLLINEASHHLYADQPEEFNTAVENICNSVN, from the exons ATGGATCCCGGTTCAGCTCCGATGCAGAACGACTGTGAGACAGA GGAAAACTCAGTCTGGAACTGGTGGCCCTCCTGGCGTCCAACCTCCGTGTCCCTCTTGAAGACAACCGAGTCCAAGATTCTTGCCT GTATTAAGAATGACCTGTGGGCCCGGTTTGTGACGTTACCAAACCAGGATCAGCTATGGACTTTGACTCTCACCAACAAGATGGTTCACAAGCCTGCAG CCCCTAAGACTCCCCTGGTGATGGTCCATGGCTTTGGAGGAGGGGTGGGGATGTGGATCAGAAACCTGGACGCGCTGAGCAGGTCACGGCCCGTCTACGCCTTCGACCTCCTGGGCTTTGGCAGGAGCTCCAGGCCTCCCTTCCCCTCAGACGCCGCCAAGGCAGAGGAGCAGTTTGTCGCCTCCATTGAACAGTGGAGACAGTCTGTGGGCCTGGAGAGCATGATTCTGCTGGGGCACAGTCTGGGGGGGTACCTGGCTACCTCCTACGCCATCCAGTACCCTTCAAG AGTATCACATCTTATCTTGGTAGACCCCTGGGGTTTCCCTGAGAAACCCAATACACAGACTGAGGCGAATGGCGGTCAGGTGACAGAGATGAGGAGGCCGTCACCTCCACGCTGGGTGAAAGCTATTCTAGCGGTGGTTTCCCTCTTCAATCCACTGGCTGTCATTCGAGCAGCAGGCCCATGGG GTCCGGGTTTGGTGAACAAATTCCGCTCTGATTTCAAAAGGAAATTTGAAGATCTGTTTGATGACGACACTATGACGCAGTACATCTACCACTGTAACGCACAAACCCCGAG TGGTGAAGTGGGTTTACGTGCCATGTCGGAGTCTCTGGGCTGGGCCAAGAGGCCGATGCTGCATCGGGTCGACCTGCTGCCGCCCTCCATGCCCCTCACCATGCTGTTTGGAGAATCTTCCTGGGTGGACAGCTCATCGGGGGACATAGTGGTCCAGATTAGGAACCAGGCCAACACCAAAATGCTG CTGATAAATGAAGCCTCTCATCACTTGTATGCTGATCAACCAGAAGAGTTCAACACAGCGGTTGAAAATATATGTAACTCTGTTAACTGA